The Pseudoxanthomonas sp. genome segment CATGGTGCACATCGCCTATTCCAAACGCGTGCTCGGCGGCCTGTTCTCCGCCAACACCGACTTCACCGACCACCCCGTCGGCACGCGATTGTCCGGCGACTATCCCGTCGTCACCGTGCGTTCGATCTTCCGCTGGCTGGAACGCAGCGGGTATGTGCGTGAGCAGCGGGAATGGCGGGGTGGTGTGCGGCAGCGGGCGATGGGGCCGGCGTGAGGATCCCGAGCTCCGAAAACGTCCGACGTTAACAACGCGGGATGATGTGATGGGCTTCGATGCCGGCGTTTTCGGGCTCGCAGAGGTGCCGCGTATGCGTTTATCGGAATCACGGTCCGTACCCCTCACCTACATGATGGTTAGGCGCCAAAGGAGGATGAATGATCGTTGCAGCACTTTTCGCGATGTCCGTCGCCGCCGGAGATGACACAGCGTTTGAGCTGGCAGGGACTCGCATCGGACTTGGCTACACGGAGCTTCGGCAGCAGCGCCCGGAGATGCAGTGCGATGTTTCGTGCGTGGACCCCACGGCCAAGATGCTCGGACATCCAGGCAACCTCTGGGTAGGCATCGGTCACGGAGCAGTCAACCAGTTGGCATTCCGGTTTGTTCCCGCACTCACGGACCAGGAAGCGACGTCGGTGTCCAGCGCATACCAAGCGCGCTATGGTGAACCCGCGCGACGCAACGCGCTTGACGGCTGCGAAGAGTGGGATCGAGCAGGTGGCGCTATCGTGCTGTGCGTCAGGAACGGTCTTTCGCTCACCTACTGGAAAGACGAAAACTGGGGCGTGACCAAGAGCGTAATCCCGGATGCTGCGGAGTGATTCAATGACGCCGCCCCTGTCTCGCGGCGCATCTCGAGTCTGGTCTGTAGGGTGGGCCTTGGCCCACCATCCACACCACGTGGCTCCACTGCATGTGTCCCGGACAACGTGAACAAGGGGTCGTCGATGATTGCCAAATGCGTTGCCTTACTGACGACGCTCCTGCTGGCTGGCTGCTATATGGTCAGCTACGAAGATGTCAGCAACGATCCGAAGTACGCAGGATTCGTAGGCGCCGAGTACAGGACGACGGCCGACATGACGGCCTATCGCGTGAGCATGGATCAGAACTACGGTCCGTCTCCGAGCATTTACAAGATTGTCCAGCCGCCCGGCTTCGATGGACCGGAGGTCATGTCGCGGACACGCTTCCCCGAAGGGTCGACGATCGAGGTCCTGACGATCCAGCGATGCACGGATTGCTTTCTGGATACCAAACCGAGAGTACACGCGACGGTCCGCGTCACCTCGACGACGCAGTTCGATGATCTGGAAGTACGCGCGGATCTGGGCCTGCTGTCTTCGCACATGCAGGCCATGCGACAGCAAGATCCGGGCAGCCGATAGTCGTCACGGGAACCGCCAATGCCTTGGCCGCCGCGTGGGCCAAGGCCCACCCTACGGTCAGGTCGGGATCAGCGTCGAGATGACGTGTTCGAGGTAGGTCTCGAATTCTTCCGAGGTCATGCGCGGCTGCTGCAGTTGCAGCGACAGCTGCAGGAAGCCGACGTAGGCGGCGTACGCCAGGCGCGCACGGTGGGTGGCATCGGTGCGTTGCAGGCCGGCCTGGCGGAACATCGCCACCAGGTAATCGAGGCGGCGCTGGGAGATGCGGTCGATCACCGGCTGCACGGCCGGATGGTCCAGCGCCTTCAGCAGTTCGCTGTAGATGATGTGGGGCTTGACCTCGTGGCCGACCAATTGGAACAGGGCGCGCAGGCGCTCGCGGGGATCGGCGACCTTCTCCAGGCTGCCGAAGATGTTTTCCTGCTCACCGACTTCCCAGCGCTCCAGCGCCGCCTGCAGCAGCGCGTCGCGGGAGGGGAAATGCCAGTAGAAGCTGCCCTTCGTGACCCCCAGCCGCCGCGCCAGCGGCTCGACCGCCACGGCCGAGACACCCTGTTCGGCGATCAGGTCGAGCGCCGCCTGCGCCCAGTCGTCGGCACTGAGGCGCGCGTTGCGGGCGGGAGCAGCGGCAGGCGATTCCGGGCTGGGTGTGTTCATGTTCCGCATTTAACCATACGCCGAGGTGTGTAGCGGTATGTATGTTGCGTCGCACAACAAATAAAGGCAAATCAATCGGTTGCATGTGAAATCCGAATGGGAAACCGATTGACTGCTCTAAATGCGACAACCCATACTAGCCCGTATGGTGACACCTACCCCTCCGGCTTCCATCACCGCCTCCCGCCTGTCCGGCGCCGGCGTCGATCGCGCGGCGAACGGGCCGGGGGATGTCGCGCTGGCGATCCGTCGCTTTGCCTCACCCGGTCCCCTGCAGGCGCACCCTGCCCTCATCTATGCGCATGGCTTCGGCCAGACCGGCGGCGCGTGGAGTCGCACGGGGGAGCGGTTGGCCGCGCAGGGCTATGCCGGCCTGGCGTACGACGCGCGTGGCCATGGCGAGTCCGACCGCAACGCCACCGACCTTCCGTATACCGGCGACCAGTTCGCCGATGACCTGATCGTGGTGGCCGGAGAACAACCGGAGCCGCCGGTGCTGGTGGGCGCGTCGATGGGCGGACTGTTCGGCCTGATCGCGGAGTCACGCTGGCCCGGCCTGTTCCGCGCCATGGTGCTGGTGGACATCACCCCGCGCTGGGAGCCCGCCGGCCTTGAGCGCATTCTCGCCTTCATGACCGCATTCCCGGACGGGTTCGAGTCGCTCGACCACGCCGCCGACACCATCGCCGCCTACCAGCCGCAGCGCCGCACGCGCAAATCCGCCGACGACCTGCGCGAACTGCTGCGCGAAGGCGAGGACGGGCGCTGGCGCTGGCACTGGGACCCGCGTCTGGTCGACGAACTGGCGCGCGACAGCGCGCAACACCAAGACGCCATCGCCGAGGCCGCCCGCCGGGTGCAGTGCCCGGTGCTGCTCATCAGCGGCGGCCGCAGCGACCTGGTGTCGGAAAAGACCGTCGAAGAGTTCAAGTCGCTGGTACCGCATGCGCGCCACGTGCACCTGCCGCAGGCCACGCACATGGTGGCTGGCGACGACAACGACGCGTTTACCGCCACCGTGCTGGAATACCTGGCAAGCCTGTCGGCCGCGCCGGGCCATGCCGAATCCGATGTAACCGAATCCGTGTCCGGAGCAACCCCATGAGCATCGTCATCCCCTTCCTCGCCTTCCTGCTGGCGGGCGCGTTCGCCGCCTATCACCGGCTGAGGCTGGCCTACTGGGCCGCCATCACCGCCAGCCTGCTGGTCGCGTGCTGGCTGCTGGGCGCCAACCCCACCGCCACCATCGTCGCCGCGCTGGTCGTGGTGGCGATCGCCGTTCCGCTGCTGATCCCGGCCATCCGCAAGCCGCTGATCACGGCACCGGCACTGGGTTTCCTGCGCCGCGCGCTGCCGCCGCTGTCGCAGACCGAACGCATCGCGCTGGAAACCGGCTCCGTCGGTTTCGAGGGCGATCTGTTCACCGGCGATCCGGACTGGAACAAGCTGCTGGCCTACCCCAAGCCGCAGCTCACCGCCGAGGAACAGGCCTTCCTCGATGGCCCGGTGGAAGAACTGTGCCGGATGACCAACGACTGGGAAATCACCCACGTCCACGCCGACCTGCCGCCGGAGCTGTGGGATTACATCAAGAAGAACAAGTTCTTCGGCATGATCATTCCCAAGCAGTACGGCGGCCTGGGCTTCTCCGCGCTGGCGCACCACAAGGTGATCCAGAAGATCGCCTCGGTCAGCAGCGTGGTCAGCTCCACCGTCGGCGTGCCCAACTCGCTGGGCCCGGGTGAACTGCTCAACCACTACGGCACGCAGGAACAGAAGGACTACTACCTGCCGCGCCTGGCGATCGGCCAGGAAGTGCCCTGCTTCGGCCTGACCGGTCCGTTCGCCGGCTCCGATGCGACCTCGATCCCGGACTACGGCATCGTCTGCAAGGGCGAGTGGAACGGCGCCAACGTGCTGGGCATCCGCCTGACCTTCGACAAGCGCTACATCACCCTGGCACCGGTCGCCACGCTCATCGGCCTGGCGTTCCGCATGTACGACCCGGACGGCCTGATCGGCGACACGCGCGACATCGGCATCACCCTGGCGCTGCTGCCGCGCGATACGCCCGGCGTGGATGTCGGCCGCCGCCACTTCCCCCTCAATTCGCCGTTCCAGAACGGCCCGATCCATGGCCGCGATGTGTTCATTCCGCTGAGCCAGCTGATCGGTGGCGTGGAGATGGCCGGCAAGGGCTGGAACATGCTCAACGAGTGCCTGGCCGTCGGCCGCTCGATCACCCTGCCCTCCACCGCCAGCGGCGGCGCCAAGTTCGGCGCGCGCGTCACCGGCAGCTATGCGCGCATCCGAAAGCAGTTCGGCCTGTCGGTCGGCCGCTTCGAGGGCGTGGAGGAAGCGCTGGCGCGCATCGGCGGCAAGGCGTACGCGATCAGCGCGCTGTCGCAGGCGACGGCGGCCGCCGTGGACCGCGGCGACGTGCCGTCGGTGCCGTCGGCCAT includes the following:
- a CDS encoding TetR/AcrR family transcriptional regulator gives rise to the protein MNTPSPESPAAAPARNARLSADDWAQAALDLIAEQGVSAVAVEPLARRLGVTKGSFYWHFPSRDALLQAALERWEVGEQENIFGSLEKVADPRERLRALFQLVGHEVKPHIIYSELLKALDHPAVQPVIDRISQRRLDYLVAMFRQAGLQRTDATHRARLAYAAYVGFLQLSLQLQQPRMTSEEFETYLEHVISTLIPT
- a CDS encoding acyl-CoA dehydrogenase yields the protein MSIVIPFLAFLLAGAFAAYHRLRLAYWAAITASLLVACWLLGANPTATIVAALVVVAIAVPLLIPAIRKPLITAPALGFLRRALPPLSQTERIALETGSVGFEGDLFTGDPDWNKLLAYPKPQLTAEEQAFLDGPVEELCRMTNDWEITHVHADLPPELWDYIKKNKFFGMIIPKQYGGLGFSALAHHKVIQKIASVSSVVSSTVGVPNSLGPGELLNHYGTQEQKDYYLPRLAIGQEVPCFGLTGPFAGSDATSIPDYGIVCKGEWNGANVLGIRLTFDKRYITLAPVATLIGLAFRMYDPDGLIGDTRDIGITLALLPRDTPGVDVGRRHFPLNSPFQNGPIHGRDVFIPLSQLIGGVEMAGKGWNMLNECLAVGRSITLPSTASGGAKFGARVTGSYARIRKQFGLSVGRFEGVEEALARIGGKAYAISALSQATAAAVDRGDVPSVPSAIAKYHCTNMGRDVAKDVMDIVGGKGIILGPRNFAGRAWQASPIAITVEGANIMTRSLLIFGQGSILCHPYIIKEMRAAQDPDTRAGVNQLDAVLYPHIGGAISNAVRSFWFGITGSKIGAAPGDAYTKKFFRKLDRYAANLALLTDISLGALGGKLKFKESLSGRLGDVLSHLYMMSAVLKRHHDEGAPEADKPLLAWAFHNSAYEIELALSQALRNFPIKPLGWLLWPVVFPFGRRAVAPGDRLSHRVAMLLMAPNEARDRLGQGVFLTPCENNPGGRIDSYLAAAVAAEPVERKFLKALKTRDIEALDYGAQLDEGVREGWITADERKQLEELRALTLDTIMVDDFDVHELRAASFYDLPQHKRQPREAA
- a CDS encoding alpha/beta fold hydrolase; the encoded protein is MVTPTPPASITASRLSGAGVDRAANGPGDVALAIRRFASPGPLQAHPALIYAHGFGQTGGAWSRTGERLAAQGYAGLAYDARGHGESDRNATDLPYTGDQFADDLIVVAGEQPEPPVLVGASMGGLFGLIAESRWPGLFRAMVLVDITPRWEPAGLERILAFMTAFPDGFESLDHAADTIAAYQPQRRTRKSADDLRELLREGEDGRWRWHWDPRLVDELARDSAQHQDAIAEAARRVQCPVLLISGGRSDLVSEKTVEEFKSLVPHARHVHLPQATHMVAGDDNDAFTATVLEYLASLSAAPGHAESDVTESVSGATP